The proteins below come from a single Archangium lipolyticum genomic window:
- a CDS encoding cytochrome P450 gives MGNTLSLRFSIVYEGGRIFEPVFDESGGAAEGAGGQGGCQVRGEAAQPSSRCGPRQGEDNDESYQPDGARSSRESRIAASDITLSGVTVPRGAMVFPLLSSANRDERKFPDPDRFDLHRGSPSHDLQPSPPA, from the coding sequence GTGGGTAACACACTCTCTTTGCGCTTTTCAATCGTTTACGAGGGCGGACGGATTTTTGAACCTGTCTTCGACGAGAGTGGAGGGGCCGCTGAGGGGGCTGGGGGGCAGGGGGGATGCCAGGTCCGTGGAGAGGCCGCGCAGCCCTCATCAAGGTGTGGACCCAGACAAGGAGAAGACAATGACGAATCCTATCAACCTGATGGCGCCAGAAGTTCTCGCGAATCCCGGATCGCGGCCAGCGACATCACCCTCTCGGGAGTGACCGTGCCGCGAGGGGCGATGGTGTTCCCGCTGCTCTCCTCCGCCAATCGAGACGAGCGGAAGTTCCCGGATCCGGATCGATTCGACCTGCACCGGGGCTCCCCGTCTCATGATCTGCAACCCTCGCCCCCGGCCTGA
- a CDS encoding TetR/AcrR family transcriptional regulator, protein MRTLPRSHLQAQKATLPATVPNGTRRRILETALRLFASEGFHGTSIRDVAKELELQPSALYSHFPSKEHILAELVQIGHEAHHEALRGALLNAGTEPAEQVRALVRVHTRLHATHPQLAVVVNEEIHALPPELAAPAMALRNQSAAFLREVIERGVAMGRFSPPHTVATAAAISAMGVRLPYWYEPAGTLDIETLADIHTELALRMLGGR, encoded by the coding sequence ATGCGCACCCTTCCTCGATCACATCTGCAGGCTCAGAAGGCGACCCTTCCGGCAACGGTGCCCAACGGCACACGGCGGCGAATACTGGAGACGGCCCTGCGGCTCTTCGCGAGCGAGGGGTTTCACGGCACGTCGATCCGGGATGTCGCGAAGGAGCTGGAGCTCCAACCGAGCGCGCTCTACTCGCACTTCCCCTCCAAGGAGCACATCCTCGCGGAGCTCGTCCAGATTGGCCACGAGGCGCACCACGAAGCACTCCGCGGGGCGCTGCTGAACGCGGGCACCGAACCGGCGGAGCAGGTGCGAGCGCTCGTCCGGGTCCACACCCGCCTGCATGCGACCCACCCGCAGTTGGCGGTCGTGGTGAACGAGGAGATCCACGCCCTGCCACCCGAGCTCGCCGCACCGGCGATGGCACTGCGAAACCAATCCGCCGCCTTCTTGCGCGAGGTCATCGAGCGCGGCGTGGCGATGGGGCGGTTCTCTCCTCCCCACACGGTTGCCACCGCGGCGGCGATCTCCGCGATGGGCGTGCGTCTCCCGTATTGGTACGAGCCGGCGGGCACGCTCGATATCGAGACCCTCGCGGATATTCACACCGAGCTGGCGCTCCGAATGTTGGGAGGGCGCTGA
- a CDS encoding M48 family metallopeptidase, which yields MNDHAIQRKVLAFLLLLPLGLMPYSALQWFRVMESEQDLVRLPQRLAQLRNPPDTGESGRAAEMKRMRTESRASQLEEKLRFLEAQRGSLMLRRALSTAVLLGELGAFVMGLVLVLKIRVDSRRAHRSFDYLLSHLGASFDAVSRMLLWHIGLMLTALAATALYEAVWSYTHWSTHGFVAVVFTLPWWGASWATTWLFFRARRELAPLESSSVDVLGRVQARDDAPGLWKWVDGIASKLDVPRPDHIVVGLVNGFFVTSTPVRVEPQQLMLNGRTLYIPLTFASVLSQAETAAIIGHELGHFSHQDTDHGAQLSPLYQRMRQKIAVLLQQDEEHPSWFNRPAIWASVYYLDQFDRAYHHWSRQQELAADQVGARVGGPAVCASALIRVTAVSEVIDQLLADPRLRGSNLIQALLERLRRTELTLTQETLEHTIAHPVDTHPPTRTRLEALVESLDPDLLRQATRKPGEAETSWFTRMLASRTQAA from the coding sequence ATGAACGACCACGCCATCCAACGCAAAGTCCTCGCTTTCTTGCTGCTGCTCCCTCTTGGCTTGATGCCCTACTCCGCGCTGCAGTGGTTCCGGGTGATGGAGAGCGAGCAGGACCTGGTGAGGCTGCCACAGCGGCTGGCGCAGCTGCGCAACCCGCCCGATACCGGTGAGAGCGGCCGTGCGGCGGAGATGAAGCGGATGAGGACGGAGTCGCGTGCCAGCCAGCTCGAGGAGAAGCTGCGCTTTCTCGAGGCTCAGCGGGGCAGCCTGATGCTGCGCCGCGCATTGTCGACCGCCGTGCTGCTTGGTGAGCTCGGCGCCTTCGTGATGGGCCTGGTCCTCGTGCTGAAGATCCGCGTCGACAGCCGCCGCGCGCATCGCTCGTTCGATTACCTGCTGAGTCATCTGGGAGCGAGCTTCGATGCGGTGTCGCGGATGCTGCTGTGGCACATCGGTCTGATGTTGACGGCGCTGGCCGCCACCGCGCTGTACGAGGCGGTATGGTCATATACCCACTGGTCCACCCACGGTTTCGTGGCGGTGGTGTTCACCTTGCCGTGGTGGGGCGCGAGCTGGGCTACCACCTGGCTATTCTTCCGCGCCCGCCGCGAGCTTGCGCCCCTGGAATCCTCGAGCGTGGACGTGCTCGGCCGGGTGCAGGCGCGCGACGACGCGCCAGGGCTGTGGAAGTGGGTCGACGGCATCGCCAGCAAGCTCGACGTGCCGCGGCCGGACCATATCGTGGTCGGCCTGGTCAATGGCTTCTTCGTCACCAGCACGCCGGTGCGGGTCGAGCCGCAGCAGCTCATGCTGAATGGCCGCACGCTGTATATCCCACTGACCTTCGCCAGTGTGCTGAGCCAGGCCGAGACAGCCGCGATCATCGGCCACGAGCTCGGGCATTTCTCGCACCAAGACACCGACCATGGCGCACAGCTGTCGCCGCTGTACCAGCGCATGCGGCAGAAGATCGCCGTGCTGCTGCAGCAGGACGAGGAGCATCCGAGCTGGTTCAACCGTCCCGCCATCTGGGCCTCGGTGTACTACCTCGACCAGTTCGACCGCGCCTATCACCACTGGAGCCGCCAGCAGGAACTCGCCGCGGATCAGGTCGGCGCGCGCGTCGGGGGCCCCGCCGTGTGTGCCTCGGCGCTGATCCGGGTGACCGCGGTGTCCGAGGTGATTGATCAACTGCTGGCCGATCCGCGGCTGCGGGGGAGCAACCTGATCCAGGCCCTGCTGGAACGGCTTCGGCGGACCGAGCTGACACTGACCCAGGAGACGCTGGAACACACCATCGCCCACCCGGTCGATACCCATCCCCCGACCCGTACGCGGCTCGAGGCCCTCGTCGAATCGCTCGACCCGGACCTGCTGCGGCAAGCCACTCGCAAGCCCGGTGAGGCGGAGACCTCATGGTTCACGCGAATGCTGGCCAGCCGCACACAGGCCGCCTGA
- a CDS encoding TetR/AcrR family transcriptional regulator gives MPTTTEKRVPKRGRPREFDREAALCAAMELFWSKGYTATSIAELCAAMGINSPSLYAAFGGKEALYEAALEQYEETHGPLVWGGFSEAPTAHGAIEDWLLRSADVLTRSGKPLGCMVTLASPGDEGHAGLKALIVEKRAHVLQRVRERIERAMAEGELPRNVDPLPIARFYVGVQQAMSIQARDGATREDLRATARLAMKAWQSLTEASR, from the coding sequence GTGCCGACCACTACAGAAAAGCGGGTGCCCAAGCGCGGCCGCCCAAGAGAGTTCGACCGGGAGGCGGCGCTGTGCGCCGCGATGGAGCTGTTCTGGAGCAAGGGCTACACCGCGACGTCCATCGCGGAGCTGTGCGCGGCCATGGGGATCAACTCGCCCAGCCTCTATGCGGCGTTCGGCGGCAAGGAAGCCCTCTATGAGGCGGCCCTGGAACAGTACGAAGAGACCCATGGTCCCCTCGTCTGGGGCGGGTTCTCCGAGGCTCCGACCGCGCATGGCGCGATCGAGGATTGGCTGCTCAGGTCCGCCGATGTCCTGACCAGGTCCGGAAAACCCCTGGGATGCATGGTGACGCTCGCCTCCCCGGGGGACGAGGGCCATGCCGGACTGAAGGCGCTCATCGTGGAGAAACGCGCCCATGTGCTTCAGCGCGTCCGCGAGCGCATCGAGCGCGCCATGGCCGAAGGAGAGCTTCCACGAAACGTGGATCCACTGCCCATCGCCCGGTTCTACGTGGGCGTCCAGCAGGCGATGTCCATCCAGGCCCGTGACGGAGCGACCCGCGAGGATCTGCGGGCCACGGCCCGGCTCGCCATGAAGGCGTGGCAATCACTGACGGAAGCGAGCCGGTAG
- the rplC gene encoding 50S ribosomal protein L3, with translation MKGLIGKKIGMTQVFNEEGNLVPVTVVDVNTCQVVGKRTPEKDQYSAVTLGFGEIREKSLNKPQLGFFKKGNAPLRRHLKEFRVSAEEAAGYNVGDAVKADLFAKGQLVDVTGITKGRGFQGVMKRWSFKGSQTATRGTHEYRRHPGAIGQRKTPGRVYPNKKLPGHYGVEQVTTQNLTVVDVDVEKGLLLIKGSIPGHNDGIIVVRPSIKVALRDQHKAARTAAAK, from the coding sequence GTGAAGGGTCTCATTGGCAAGAAGATCGGAATGACCCAGGTGTTCAACGAGGAGGGTAACCTCGTTCCCGTGACGGTGGTCGACGTCAACACCTGCCAGGTCGTGGGCAAGCGGACTCCGGAGAAGGATCAGTACTCGGCGGTGACGCTGGGCTTCGGGGAGATCCGCGAGAAGAGCCTGAACAAGCCGCAGCTGGGCTTCTTCAAGAAGGGCAATGCCCCGCTGCGCCGTCACCTGAAGGAGTTCCGGGTGAGCGCGGAGGAGGCCGCGGGCTACAACGTGGGCGACGCCGTGAAGGCGGACCTGTTCGCGAAGGGCCAGCTGGTCGACGTGACGGGCATCACCAAGGGCCGTGGCTTCCAGGGCGTCATGAAGCGCTGGAGCTTCAAGGGCTCGCAGACGGCCACGCGTGGTACCCACGAGTACCGCCGTCACCCGGGCGCCATCGGTCAGCGTAAGACGCCCGGCCGCGTGTACCCCAACAAGAAGCTGCCCGGTCACTACGGCGTGGAGCAGGTCACCACCCAGAACCTGACCGTGGTGGACGTGGACGTGGAGAAGGGCCTGCTGCTCATCAAGGGCTCCATCCCCGGCCACAACGACGGCATCATCGTGGTGCGCCCGAGCATCAAGGTCGCCCTGCGCGATCAGCACAAGGCCGCCCGCACCGCCGCCGCGAAGTAA
- a CDS encoding SDR family NAD(P)-dependent oxidoreductase: MSKLAGKKALVTGASRGIGAAIARRLAAEGADIAFTYQRSAEAAQALAGEIEALGRKVIALRADSADPAAVQHSVSATVEQLGGLDILVNNAGIARRGPLEEMALEDIDALLNVNIRAVVLATRAAIPHLPRGGRIVNIGSNLAERVAYGGVTVYSMTKSALVSLTKGLARDLGPRGIAVTLVNPGSTDTDMNPAHGPRAEKQLGLSAVGHYGKSEDIAAAVAFLVGPDATHVTGTSLTVDGGQNA; the protein is encoded by the coding sequence ATGTCGAAGCTTGCTGGCAAGAAGGCGCTCGTCACCGGGGCCAGTCGTGGAATCGGTGCGGCGATCGCGCGAAGGCTCGCGGCGGAGGGCGCGGATATCGCCTTCACCTATCAGCGCTCGGCCGAAGCAGCCCAAGCGCTTGCAGGGGAGATCGAGGCGCTCGGGAGGAAGGTCATCGCCCTGCGGGCCGACAGCGCCGATCCCGCGGCCGTGCAGCATTCCGTCTCGGCGACGGTCGAACAGCTTGGCGGTCTGGACATCCTCGTCAACAACGCGGGCATCGCCCGGAGAGGTCCGCTCGAGGAGATGGCGCTCGAGGACATCGACGCGCTTCTGAACGTCAACATCCGGGCGGTCGTGCTGGCCACGCGGGCGGCCATCCCGCACCTGCCTCGTGGCGGTCGCATCGTCAACATCGGCAGCAATCTCGCCGAGCGCGTGGCCTATGGTGGCGTCACGGTGTACTCCATGACCAAGTCGGCGTTGGTTTCGCTGACCAAGGGCCTGGCTCGGGATCTGGGGCCACGGGGGATTGCCGTGACCCTGGTCAACCCCGGCTCGACCGACACCGACATGAACCCGGCGCACGGACCGAGAGCCGAGAAGCAGCTCGGACTCAGCGCCGTGGGGCACTATGGCAAGTCGGAGGACATCGCGGCCGCGGTCGCATTCCTCGTCGGGCCGGACGCCACTCATGTCACGGGGACCAGCCTCACGGTGGATGGGGGACAGAACGCCTGA